A stretch of Aerococcaceae bacterium zg-252 DNA encodes these proteins:
- the xylA gene encoding xylose isomerase, translating into MSYFPNIEKIKFEGKESKNLFAFRHYNAEEVVLGKPMKEHLRFALAYWHTMTQDGRDPFGNPTNIRTWMGETPMDTARNRVEAFFEILTKLGVEYFCFHDVDIAPEGDSLEEFFANLDEITDLIKEKMDETGIKLLWNTANMFSHPRFNNGAASSNNADVFAYAAAQVKKGLDLSKKLGGENYVFWGGREGYESLLNTDMKLEQDNIARLFKMAVEYGKKIGHLPQFLIEPKPKEPSKHQYDFDAATTMAFLQQYDLTDYFKLNLEANHATLAGHTFEHELNVARNYNALGSIDANQGDLLLGWDTDEFPTNIYDTTFTMYEILENGGIAPGGINFDAKVRRSSHEMEDLFLAHIAGMDTYARGLKAAAKLKETRYLDDLKEKRYASYTEGVGKRIVSGEETLETLTEYALGHQDITIESNHLEIVKSHLNDFLV; encoded by the coding sequence ATGAGTTATTTCCCAAATATTGAAAAAATTAAATTTGAAGGTAAAGAAAGTAAAAACTTATTTGCGTTCCGTCATTATAATGCTGAAGAAGTCGTATTAGGTAAACCAATGAAAGAGCATTTACGTTTTGCATTGGCATACTGGCATACAATGACTCAAGATGGTCGTGACCCGTTTGGTAATCCAACGAATATTCGTACATGGATGGGTGAAACGCCAATGGATACAGCAAGAAATCGTGTAGAGGCATTCTTTGAAATTTTAACAAAATTAGGTGTTGAATACTTCTGTTTCCACGATGTGGACATTGCACCAGAAGGTGATTCATTAGAAGAATTTTTTGCGAATTTAGATGAAATTACTGATTTAATCAAAGAAAAAATGGATGAGACAGGAATTAAATTATTATGGAATACTGCCAACATGTTCTCACACCCACGTTTCAATAATGGGGCAGCTTCATCAAATAATGCTGATGTATTCGCTTATGCAGCAGCACAAGTGAAAAAAGGATTAGATTTATCTAAAAAATTAGGTGGCGAAAATTATGTATTCTGGGGTGGACGTGAAGGTTACGAATCATTATTGAATACAGACATGAAATTAGAACAAGATAATATCGCTCGTCTGTTCAAAATGGCAGTGGAATATGGTAAGAAAATTGGTCATTTACCACAATTCTTAATTGAACCAAAACCAAAAGAACCGTCAAAACATCAATATGATTTCGATGCAGCGACAACAATGGCATTTTTACAACAATATGATTTAACAGATTACTTCAAATTGAACTTAGAAGCGAACCATGCGACATTGGCTGGTCATACATTTGAGCATGAATTAAATGTAGCACGCAACTACAATGCATTAGGTTCAATTGATGCCAACCAAGGTGATTTATTATTAGGTTGGGATACTGATGAGTTTCCAACAAATATTTACGATACAACCTTTACAATGTATGAAATTTTAGAAAATGGTGGAATTGCACCAGGTGGTATTAACTTTGATGCGAAAGTAAGACGTTCATCACATGAAATGGAAGATTTATTCTTAGCACACATTGCCGGAATGGATACTTATGCACGTGGTTTGAAAGCAGCAGCAAAATTAAAAGAAACAAGATATTTAGATGACTTAAAAGAAAAACGTTATGCAAGCTATACAGAAGGTGTTGGTAAACGCATCGTTTCAGGCGAAGAAACGTTAGAAACTTTAACAGAATATGCATTAGGGCATCAAGATATTACAATTGAATCGAATCATTTAGAAATTGTGAAATCTCACTTGAATGATTTCTTAGTATAA
- a CDS encoding deoxyribonuclease IV, producing the protein MYLGSHVSMSGKEMLLGSAKEAASYGANVFMMYTGAPQNTRRKEISTFRIEEAKAFMAENGIEFFTVHAPYIVNLANTTKEGYFDFAVDFLRQEIERVEAVGANQVTLHPGSHVGAGVDVGINQIIAGLNAVLRADQQPQIALETMAGKGTELGRTFEEIARMIDGVTHNEKLSVTFDTCHVYDAGYDIVNDLDGVLNEFDKVIGLDRLKVLHINDSKNPFSSHKDRHANIGQGSIGFETLNKIVHHPQLMEIPKILETPWVPLPNNPKDKVAPYKQEIAMLRSGQFNERLMEDILEQK; encoded by the coding sequence ATGTATTTAGGTTCACATGTGTCGATGAGTGGCAAGGAAATGTTATTAGGGTCGGCAAAAGAAGCAGCATCTTATGGAGCAAATGTCTTTATGATGTATACTGGTGCACCACAAAATACGAGAAGAAAAGAAATTTCAACTTTTCGTATTGAAGAGGCTAAAGCGTTTATGGCTGAAAATGGAATTGAATTTTTTACCGTTCATGCACCATACATTGTTAATTTGGCAAATACGACTAAGGAAGGGTATTTTGACTTTGCAGTTGATTTTTTAAGACAAGAAATTGAACGAGTAGAAGCAGTGGGTGCAAATCAAGTAACACTGCACCCTGGTAGCCATGTTGGAGCCGGTGTTGATGTGGGGATTAATCAAATTATTGCTGGCTTGAATGCTGTTTTACGTGCAGATCAACAGCCACAAATTGCCTTGGAAACAATGGCAGGAAAAGGAACGGAATTAGGTCGTACTTTTGAAGAAATTGCACGCATGATTGACGGTGTCACGCATAATGAAAAATTATCGGTTACCTTTGATACGTGCCATGTGTATGATGCAGGGTATGATATTGTCAATGATTTAGACGGTGTTTTAAATGAATTTGATAAAGTAATCGGCTTAGACCGTCTGAAAGTATTGCATATCAATGATTCTAAAAATCCATTTAGTAGTCATAAAGACCGTCATGCGAATATCGGACAAGGCTCGATTGGTTTTGAAACGCTAAATAAAATTGTTCATCACCCACAGTTAATGGAGATTCCCAAAATTTTAGAAACACCTTGGGTGCCATTACCGAATAATCCGAAAGACAAGGTTGCACCTTATAAACAGGAAATTGCAATGTTGCGAAGTGGGCAGTTCAATGAACGTTTAATGGAAGATATTTTAGAGCAAAAATAG
- the aspS gene encoding aspartate--tRNA ligase — MKRTVYAGLVNDSLVGQEITLKGWVQKRRDLGGVIFIDLRDREGFCQVVFNAENLTPEAMYTADHLRGEYVVEVTGVLNRRVQEQINPNIPTGHFELMASSLTVLSKAKTPPIYIEEELDVDEEVRLRHRFLDLRRPNMFANLRLRHQVTQTIREYLNGEDFLDVETPYLTKSTPEGARDYLVPTRREAGKFYALPQSPQIFKQLLMGAGIDRYYQIVRCFRDEDLRGDRQPEFTQVDLETSFLTQEEVQGLVEEMLKRVVKATKGYEITDAFPTLTYATAMAEYGVDKPDIRFEMKLVDLSEFAGKSEFGVFKSTIENGGQVKAINLKGLADAYTRKTADELIEVVKPYGAKGLAWLKVTEEGFNGPIAKFFADETSYQAIAEPLAAQPGDILFFVADQPNVVAASLGELRVHLAKKHQLFDEDALAFVWITDWPLFEYDEDAGRYVAMHHPFTAPQNMDIAALKADPANTLAQAYDIVLNGYEIGGGSIRIFTREMQEQMFELLGFTPEEAKNQFGFLMDAFEYGFPPHGGLALGLDRLVMLLAKEPNIREVIAFPKTGRGIDLMSQAPSYVAQEQVRELHLRIQEQ, encoded by the coding sequence ATGAAACGAACAGTATATGCTGGACTAGTCAATGATTCGCTAGTCGGACAAGAAATTACATTAAAAGGTTGGGTACAAAAACGACGTGATTTAGGTGGCGTTATTTTCATTGATTTGCGTGACCGCGAGGGTTTTTGCCAAGTAGTATTTAATGCTGAAAATTTAACACCAGAGGCAATGTATACAGCTGACCATTTGCGTGGTGAATATGTTGTTGAAGTAACCGGTGTGTTAAATCGTCGTGTACAAGAACAAATTAATCCGAATATTCCAACAGGACATTTTGAATTAATGGCAAGTTCATTAACCGTACTATCCAAAGCAAAAACACCACCGATTTATATTGAAGAAGAATTAGATGTTGATGAAGAAGTACGTTTACGTCACCGTTTCTTAGACTTACGTCGTCCGAATATGTTTGCGAATTTACGTCTACGTCATCAAGTGACTCAAACGATTCGTGAGTATTTAAATGGTGAAGATTTCTTAGATGTTGAAACACCTTATTTAACAAAATCTACACCAGAGGGGGCACGTGATTATTTAGTGCCGACACGTCGTGAGGCTGGTAAATTTTATGCCTTACCGCAATCACCACAAATCTTTAAGCAATTATTAATGGGTGCTGGTATCGACCGTTATTATCAAATCGTCCGTTGTTTCCGTGATGAAGATTTACGTGGTGACCGTCAGCCAGAATTTACTCAAGTAGACTTAGAAACTAGTTTCTTGACGCAAGAAGAAGTTCAAGGTCTAGTCGAAGAAATGTTAAAACGTGTGGTGAAAGCAACAAAAGGTTATGAGATTACTGATGCCTTTCCGACTTTAACTTATGCGACTGCAATGGCAGAATATGGTGTTGATAAACCAGATATTCGTTTTGAGATGAAATTAGTTGATTTATCTGAATTTGCTGGTAAATCTGAATTTGGTGTCTTTAAATCAACGATTGAAAATGGTGGACAAGTTAAGGCAATTAACTTAAAAGGCTTAGCTGATGCGTACACTCGTAAGACTGCTGATGAATTAATAGAAGTGGTGAAACCTTATGGTGCGAAAGGTCTAGCATGGTTAAAAGTAACTGAAGAAGGATTTAATGGACCAATCGCAAAATTCTTTGCTGATGAGACAAGTTATCAAGCAATAGCTGAACCATTAGCAGCACAACCAGGTGATATTTTATTCTTTGTAGCTGACCAACCAAATGTAGTTGCGGCATCATTAGGTGAGTTGCGTGTTCATTTAGCGAAAAAACATCAATTATTCGACGAAGATGCATTGGCATTTGTTTGGATTACGGATTGGCCATTGTTTGAATATGATGAAGATGCTGGACGTTATGTTGCAATGCATCACCCATTCACTGCACCACAAAATATGGACATTGCAGCATTAAAAGCAGACCCTGCTAATACATTAGCACAAGCGTACGATATTGTCTTGAATGGTTATGAAATCGGTGGGGGAAGTATTCGTATTTTCACACGTGAAATGCAAGAACAAATGTTTGAATTATTAGGCTTTACACCAGAAGAAGCGAAAAATCAATTTGGATTCTTAATGGATGCTTTTGAATATGGATTCCCACCACATGGTGGTTTGGCATTAGGATTAGACCGTTTGGTTATGTTATTAGCAAAAGAGCCGAATATTCGTGAAGTCATCGCATTCCCTAAAACAGGTCGTGGTATCGACTTAATGTCACAAGCACCAAGCTATGTAGCACAAGAACAAGTACGTGAATTACACTTACGCATACAAGAGCAATAA
- a CDS encoding histidine--tRNA ligase, whose translation MIKKMKGTEDILPKDSYKWQFLEDTIRAIFDTYQVKEIRTPIFEAKELFARSVGDTTDIVSKEMYDFKDKGDREIVLRPEGTAAIARAYVEHKLFGPEHPQPLKLYYMGPMFRYERPQAGRQRQFHQVGMEVFGSTNPAIDAEVIALAWDILQELEIRNVTLYLNSLGKPEDRLKYRQALVDYFTPLQDKLSEDSKRRLQDNPLRILDSKAKEDQALVADAPNILDFLNEESQAHFEAVKAMLTALEIPFKVNPLIVRGLDYYQDTIFEIMVDDASTGSQSTIVGGGRYDGLVEQLGGPQTPGFGFGLGMERLLLLLEQQAVEIPAEEPTDLFVLSMGDDVNLTALQIVQAARQAGYIAERDYLGRSLKSQFKTADKLQAKLTLTLGEDELASGKVIVKNKALNKQEEIVIDDLLDDFEHYYRQLTTDTSTIDKYFN comes from the coding sequence ATGATTAAGAAAATGAAAGGGACAGAAGATATTCTGCCTAAAGATAGTTATAAATGGCAATTTTTAGAAGATACAATTCGTGCTATTTTTGATACGTATCAAGTAAAAGAAATTCGGACACCGATTTTTGAGGCAAAGGAATTATTTGCACGTTCAGTAGGGGATACGACTGATATTGTATCGAAAGAAATGTATGATTTTAAAGATAAAGGTGACCGTGAAATCGTGTTACGTCCAGAAGGAACGGCGGCGATTGCTCGTGCGTATGTAGAACATAAATTATTTGGCCCAGAGCACCCACAACCATTGAAATTATATTACATGGGGCCAATGTTTCGTTATGAGCGTCCACAAGCAGGGCGACAACGTCAATTTCATCAAGTGGGTATGGAAGTTTTCGGTAGTACTAATCCAGCTATTGATGCTGAAGTTATCGCATTAGCTTGGGATATTTTACAAGAATTAGAAATTCGTAATGTAACCTTGTACTTGAATTCTTTAGGAAAACCAGAAGACCGTTTGAAATATCGTCAAGCATTGGTGGACTATTTTACACCATTGCAAGATAAGTTAAGTGAAGACTCTAAACGACGCTTGCAAGATAATCCATTGCGTATTTTAGATAGTAAAGCGAAAGAAGACCAAGCCTTAGTTGCTGATGCACCAAATATCTTAGATTTCTTAAACGAAGAGAGTCAGGCACATTTTGAAGCAGTAAAAGCGATGTTAACAGCACTAGAAATACCGTTCAAAGTGAATCCATTAATTGTACGTGGCTTGGATTATTATCAAGATACTATTTTTGAAATTATGGTTGATGATGCGTCAACTGGTTCGCAATCGACTATTGTCGGTGGTGGACGATATGACGGTTTAGTGGAACAACTAGGTGGCCCACAAACTCCAGGATTTGGTTTTGGTTTAGGGATGGAACGCTTATTACTATTGTTAGAACAACAAGCAGTTGAAATTCCAGCAGAAGAACCAACTGATTTATTTGTCTTGAGTATGGGGGACGATGTCAACTTAACAGCCTTACAAATTGTTCAAGCTGCACGTCAAGCAGGCTATATCGCTGAGCGAGATTATTTGGGACGCAGCTTGAAATCGCAATTTAAAACTGCCGATAAGTTACAAGCAAAATTAACATTGACTTTAGGTGAAGATGAATTAGCATCAGGTAAAGTGATTGTTAAAAATAAAGCTTTAAATAAACAGGAAGAGATTGTAATTGATGATTTATTAGACGATTTTGAACATTATTATCGCCAATTAACGACAGATACTTCAACAATTGATAAATACTTTAATTAG
- a CDS encoding pneumococcal-type histidine triad protein: protein MNRKMKGLVALALAALCSTTVVTHAQIQYVPKSSDETTQAENKGTADDLLPAEQIVVNISEDGYVTSHGDHYHYYNGQVPYESIFSESLLVPKEYEFKEDDVVSEVKDGFIVKVGKKHLLYVKDIQQATMIRTTDELMLQSHDVHPKDAKAIVQLKADLSLADDTPITYEEETTYEEYSKSMASTARVVWITANEFVLLTDDGMVVFGEKVSAEMPFDERLIPTEMLAYEKEEIIYEVDNLKVVKHDGQVFVVKE from the coding sequence ATGAATCGCAAAATGAAAGGCTTAGTGGCATTAGCACTTGCTGCATTATGTAGTACGACAGTGGTTACCCATGCCCAAATTCAATATGTGCCGAAGTCATCAGATGAGACGACACAGGCAGAAAATAAGGGCACAGCAGATGATTTATTACCGGCAGAGCAAATTGTTGTGAATATTTCAGAAGACGGTTATGTGACATCACATGGTGACCATTATCATTATTATAATGGTCAAGTGCCGTATGAATCAATTTTCAGTGAATCCTTGCTTGTGCCGAAAGAGTATGAGTTTAAAGAAGATGATGTGGTCAGTGAAGTAAAAGACGGTTTCATTGTCAAAGTAGGTAAAAAGCATTTGCTGTATGTCAAAGATATACAACAAGCAACTATGATTCGCACGACTGATGAATTGATGTTACAATCGCATGATGTTCACCCAAAAGATGCTAAAGCGATTGTGCAGTTAAAAGCAGACTTATCTTTAGCTGATGATACGCCGATAACTTATGAAGAAGAGACTACTTATGAAGAGTATAGTAAAAGCATGGCGAGTACTGCACGAGTAGTGTGGATTACGGCTAATGAATTTGTCTTATTAACAGATGACGGAATGGTTGTCTTTGGTGAGAAAGTTTCAGCAGAAATGCCATTTGATGAACGCTTAATTCCGACTGAAATGCTTGCGTATGAAAAAGAAGAGATTATCTATGAAGTCGATAATCTCAAAGTGGTTAAACATGACGGTCAAGTATTTGTAGTCAAAGAGTAA
- a CDS encoding zinc ABC transporter substrate-binding protein, which yields MKRVKKILAILMLLCLMPITVQAQESKLSIVTSFYPMYAMTKAVVGDLYDVYMVNSGNGIHQFEPSANDIAAIYDADIFIYHSVALESWTKNLEKNKGNAKVILVESARDLEMDKVSGLETVESVKGQEQASLYDPHTWLDPVKAGEEVQLIAAQLSEIDPDHASDFKVNADAFQKETTALVEKYKSVFDSMKKKTFVTQHTAFYYLANRFGLTQLGIAGISSDAEPGARKIGEVQEFVKQYDVKTIFVEPNVSDRIAQVIAKATGVSIVSLSPLESDPQNTLSFIENLDNVLKTLSDALAAEQ from the coding sequence GTGAAGAGAGTAAAAAAAATATTAGCGATACTGATGTTATTATGTCTGATGCCTATAACCGTACAGGCACAGGAATCAAAATTATCCATTGTAACAAGTTTTTATCCAATGTATGCGATGACCAAAGCTGTTGTCGGCGATTTATATGATGTGTATATGGTGAACTCTGGTAATGGCATTCATCAATTTGAGCCGTCTGCCAATGATATTGCAGCGATTTATGATGCGGATATTTTTATATATCATTCGGTAGCACTCGAGTCTTGGACGAAAAATTTAGAAAAAAATAAAGGGAATGCAAAAGTTATTTTAGTTGAGTCGGCACGTGATTTGGAAATGGATAAAGTATCGGGCTTAGAAACAGTGGAATCTGTAAAAGGTCAAGAACAAGCCTCATTGTACGACCCACATACTTGGTTAGACCCAGTGAAAGCTGGTGAAGAAGTTCAATTGATTGCTGCACAATTATCTGAAATTGACCCAGACCATGCTAGTGACTTTAAAGTCAATGCAGATGCTTTTCAAAAAGAAACAACAGCATTGGTCGAGAAGTACAAATCAGTATTTGATTCGATGAAGAAGAAAACTTTTGTGACGCAGCATACTGCTTTTTACTATTTAGCCAATCGCTTTGGTTTAACGCAATTAGGAATTGCTGGAATTTCATCGGACGCAGAACCTGGAGCTAGAAAAATTGGGGAAGTTCAAGAATTTGTTAAACAATACGATGTTAAAACAATTTTTGTAGAGCCAAATGTGAGTGACCGAATTGCTCAAGTGATTGCGAAAGCAACGGGAGTAAGCATTGTATCGCTTAGTCCATTGGAAAGCGACCCACAAAATACATTGAGCTTTATTGAAAATTTAGATAATGTATTAAAAACATTAAGTGATGCACTGGCAGCAGAGCAATAG
- a CDS encoding N-acetylmuramoyl-L-alanine amidase, translated as MDNQFKRYINMILSPKYFPPIITFTILCLSLLALSQLITHKTIVIEREQVTVRFEPATNAESVGETKKGDELIVLAEDNGWIKVRLDSQKVGWIPKWYLENTTLKDDQNLAAQLLVDTPIYMEKDDKSSVLATVSAENYLIVRHETKGWLQVEYNGLYGYIRTRMVNVINQSDIPKSEEELAKEAEQIVVVRYAGEPLFEKPAFDSTQLYSIAYGQKFKYLDEVESYDANGVLTYFLHVEDSEGLQGYVESRISAMESDSIGHVTEKTVNSLANATIMLDPGHGGADSGAVSTDGTTYEKNAALATALTLKQKLEAIGAKVILTRSTDEFIDLIPRSDLSNEKEVDAFISLHYDEGPYADWRGTTTYYFHEADHELAKKINDALKTSSLPNNGALFGNYSVLRENKRQAILIELGYMSSPEDLQYIRSDKYYDEVATLITTALENYFKE; from the coding sequence ATGGATAATCAATTTAAACGTTATATCAACATGATACTATCCCCTAAATATTTTCCGCCTATCATCACTTTTACTATCTTATGCCTTTCACTTTTAGCCTTATCACAATTAATTACACATAAAACCATTGTGATTGAGCGTGAACAGGTAACGGTACGTTTCGAACCGGCAACCAATGCTGAAAGTGTCGGCGAAACTAAAAAAGGCGATGAATTAATTGTCTTAGCCGAAGATAATGGGTGGATAAAAGTTCGCTTAGACTCCCAAAAAGTTGGTTGGATTCCAAAATGGTATTTAGAAAACACAACATTAAAAGATGACCAAAATCTTGCAGCACAACTCTTAGTTGATACACCAATTTATATGGAAAAAGATGATAAATCTTCTGTATTAGCTACCGTATCGGCTGAAAATTATTTAATTGTACGACACGAAACAAAAGGTTGGTTACAAGTTGAATACAATGGGCTTTATGGTTACATTCGTACACGCATGGTCAATGTCATCAATCAATCGGATATTCCAAAATCTGAGGAAGAATTAGCTAAAGAGGCTGAACAAATTGTCGTTGTTCGTTATGCAGGAGAACCACTCTTTGAGAAACCAGCATTTGATTCAACACAACTCTACTCCATTGCTTATGGACAGAAATTCAAATACTTAGATGAAGTAGAATCGTATGATGCGAATGGCGTGTTAACTTACTTCCTACACGTAGAAGATAGCGAGGGGTTACAAGGATATGTCGAATCTCGTATCAGTGCCATGGAATCTGACTCCATTGGTCACGTAACTGAGAAAACAGTTAATTCATTAGCGAATGCCACAATTATGTTAGACCCTGGACACGGTGGTGCCGATAGTGGTGCTGTAAGTACTGACGGTACAACCTATGAAAAAAATGCTGCATTAGCTACTGCCCTTACTTTAAAACAAAAACTAGAAGCTATAGGAGCTAAAGTTATTCTAACACGCTCTACCGATGAGTTTATTGATTTAATTCCACGTTCGGATTTGAGCAATGAAAAAGAAGTCGATGCCTTTATTAGTTTGCACTATGATGAAGGCCCTTATGCTGACTGGCGAGGTACAACAACGTATTATTTCCATGAGGCAGACCATGAATTAGCTAAAAAAATTAATGATGCTCTCAAAACATCGTCCTTGCCAAACAATGGTGCACTCTTCGGTAACTATTCAGTCTTACGTGAAAATAAACGACAAGCTATTTTAATCGAATTAGGATATATGTCCAGTCCAGAAGATTTACAATATATTCGTTCGGATAAATATTATGATGAAGTAGCCACACTGATTACTACGGCATTGGAAAATTATTTCAAAGAATAA
- the frr gene encoding ribosome recycling factor has protein sequence MSTDLLKDTKARMAKSIEAYQRELASIRAGRANASILDRVNVTYYGVPTPLNQLAGITVPEARMLMISPYDKSSLADIEKAILQSDIGITPSNDGSVIRLVIPALTQERRQELVKVVGKEQENAKVALRNIRRDAIDSAKKMQKNNELTEDDVKNYEKDIQTIIDNAIKELEKVTVAKEAEILEN, from the coding sequence ATGTCGACAGACTTATTAAAAGATACAAAAGCAAGAATGGCTAAATCAATCGAGGCTTATCAACGTGAATTAGCATCAATCCGTGCAGGACGTGCGAATGCGAGTATTTTAGACCGTGTAAATGTGACTTATTACGGAGTACCAACACCATTGAATCAATTAGCAGGAATTACTGTTCCTGAAGCTCGTATGTTAATGATTTCGCCATATGATAAATCAAGTTTAGCAGATATTGAAAAAGCTATTTTGCAATCAGATATTGGTATTACACCGTCTAATGATGGTTCAGTTATCCGTTTAGTAATTCCAGCATTGACACAAGAACGTCGTCAAGAATTAGTAAAAGTAGTCGGAAAAGAGCAAGAAAATGCTAAAGTTGCTTTGCGTAATATTCGGCGTGATGCGATTGATAGTGCGAAAAAAATGCAAAAAAACAATGAATTGACAGAAGATGATGTGAAAAACTACGAAAAAGATATTCAAACTATCATTGATAACGCAATTAAAGAACTAGAAAAAGTAACAGTAGCAAAAGAAGCAGAAATCCTAGAAAATTAA
- a CDS encoding ABC transporter permease, with translation MRMSEIFKSSLSTLKMNGRRTFLTMIGIIIGIAAVITILSLGNGYRKQMVEELAKDEKGRPSQDFYFNLSNFEINSEKIKPFTDKFLKEIAEIPGVDEVKTSEEVASPTSRSTIKYLNKDEVSYDIGLFESTNYQMLAGRNLNKMDSNAYRRYVIVDDIVAMNLFDSIEDALEKTLKIDGNNYIIVGVYPTQLTGEALESLSKFGYGSSDIPQLVVPKGTYEQFRPFENISYSITVYYQPEVDIKGMNHIVSEFLKENGPEKENGSYEYYDTSEIMKTIGEQLQLVTYFISSIAGISLFIAGVGVMNMMYISVSERTKEIGIRRSLGATQKSIQWQFLLEGISITTLGGIIGYNLGVLIATIAGNFLPFKASIDVPTAVLSVAISVTIGIVFSVFPARSAARKNVVEILR, from the coding sequence ATGAGGATGAGTGAAATTTTTAAATCGTCATTATCAACCTTGAAAATGAATGGCCGACGTACATTTTTAACGATGATTGGTATTATCATTGGTATTGCTGCTGTCATTACCATATTAAGTTTGGGTAATGGATATCGTAAACAAATGGTTGAAGAATTAGCTAAAGATGAAAAAGGACGACCAAGTCAAGATTTTTATTTTAATTTATCTAATTTTGAGATTAACTCTGAAAAAATAAAACCCTTTACGGATAAATTTTTAAAAGAAATTGCAGAAATTCCGGGTGTCGACGAAGTGAAAACATCTGAAGAAGTTGCTAGTCCTACTAGTCGTTCTACAATAAAGTATTTAAATAAAGATGAAGTTTCTTATGATATAGGATTATTTGAATCAACTAATTATCAGATGCTTGCTGGGCGTAATTTGAATAAAATGGATTCAAATGCCTATCGTCGTTATGTAATTGTGGATGATATTGTTGCGATGAATTTATTTGATTCGATTGAAGACGCACTCGAAAAAACGTTAAAAATTGATGGAAATAACTACATCATTGTAGGTGTGTATCCTACTCAGTTGACGGGAGAAGCACTAGAATCACTTTCGAAATTCGGATATGGTTCTTCTGATATTCCGCAATTAGTTGTTCCAAAGGGAACATATGAACAATTTAGACCATTTGAAAATATTAGTTATTCGATAACGGTTTACTATCAACCAGAAGTTGACATTAAAGGTATGAATCATATTGTTTCAGAATTTTTGAAAGAGAACGGACCAGAGAAAGAAAACGGCTCTTATGAGTACTATGATACATCTGAAATAATGAAAACAATTGGTGAGCAACTTCAATTGGTTACCTACTTTATTAGTTCAATTGCAGGTATTTCATTATTTATTGCTGGTGTAGGGGTTATGAATATGATGTATATTTCTGTATCTGAACGCACCAAAGAAATCGGGATTCGTCGTTCGCTAGGAGCAACTCAAAAAAGCATTCAATGGCAATTTTTACTAGAGGGTATATCGATTACCACATTGGGTGGAATAATTGGTTATAATTTAGGTGTCTTAATTGCTACGATTGCTGGGAACTTTTTACCTTTTAAAGCGTCGATTGATGTTCCGACAGCTGTATTAAGTGTAGCAATTTCGGTTACGATTGGGATTGTTTTCAGTGTATTCCCTGCAAGGTCAGCTGCAAGGAAAAATGTTGTTGAAATATTACGATAA